The following is a genomic window from Bacteroidota bacterium.
TGGCCTGTAACTCGGAAGGTGATGTAAATAAGTTTGCTTGTTGTGCCATGCCAACAGAATTACGATTGGCATGCCAATATTGCATCGTGCTGCTATTCTGATACTTACAGAAACTGCATGTTTGCAGCACTACAAATTCGGGACAGGCATTTCCGAAATCCGGAAAAACATCCGGGAAAAACTGCTTTAATCCCCAAACATTACTGAAATTGGCACTTGCATCTACATAACGTCATAACTATGCTTTCGCAAAACACCTGTTTGATTTGCCCGATGATATTCTGGCATTGATGCACCACTTAAACACTAGAAGCCATTTCAAATGACCCGATTTACACTTTTCATTTTTACACTTTTTTGTTGTGCGGCATTCACCCGTGATACTCAACATCAAAAATTTACCCCTGAAACAGTTGCGGTTAGTCCCGACAGTGTGAACACTGCTCGCGATGTAACTTACCTCGGCGAAGAAGAAAAGCGTGTTATCGCACTCTGCAACATCGCACGCACGCAGCCAAAAGTATTTGCACAAAACTACGCGCAGCCGTTTATCGACTCGGCAGGAAAGAAGAACAGCTACACCAATTCATTACTGCGCACCTTGCGCACCATGAAACCCGCAGCAGCACTTCTGCCCGATGAAGCCCTCACCAAAACTGCCGCCGCACACGCCGAGAAAAGCGGAAAAGCAGGAACCACCGGCCACAGCGGAAAAAAAGAGCGTTTCAAAAAAAGCGGCTTTTCGTATTGGGGCGAAAACTGCAGCTACGGCTACAGCGATGCGCTCGATATTGTGATGCAACTGCTCATCGACGATGGCATCAAAAACCTCGGCCACCGTAAAAACATCCTCGACCCAAAATTCACACACATCGGCGTAGCCATCCGAAAACACAAACGTTACAACTGGAACTGCGTGCAGAATTTTGGCGGACGCAAGTAAATTAATGAACGCAAAAAACGCCGCATCGTAGCTGATGCGGCGTTTTTTGTGTTGTATCGTTGCTGTTTATCGCTGAATCACCAAACGTGCGGTGCTTATTGCGCCTGATGCGTTGGTGTAACGCACCATGTAAATGCCCGAAGCCAGTGCCGATGTGCTCACGGTTTC
Proteins encoded in this region:
- a CDS encoding CAP domain-containing protein; this encodes MTRFTLFIFTLFCCAAFTRDTQHQKFTPETVAVSPDSVNTARDVTYLGEEEKRVIALCNIARTQPKVFAQNYAQPFIDSAGKKNSYTNSLLRTLRTMKPAAALLPDEALTKTAAAHAEKSGKAGTTGHSGKKERFKKSGFSYWGENCSYGYSDALDIVMQLLIDDGIKNLGHRKNILDPKFTHIGVAIRKHKRYNWNCVQNFGGRK